In a single window of the Candidatus Neomarinimicrobiota bacterium genome:
- a CDS encoding peptidylprolyl isomerase, with translation MALLWTCGDEQETEFSELNQTQIDSIKQVVKNAPRPQVAENEVGVIETNHGTIVIRFFPDVAPKHTANFKMLAQEGYFDGTWFHRVIPGFMIQGGDILSRDGNPSNDGTGGPGFSIPAEFNRKPHYRGRLSMARSRDPNSAGSQFFIVQNPKLTEDQIYNAEMRLDYEYPDSVVQKYLEKGGYPGLDNQYTVFGEVIQGMDVVDKIANLPTDERDHPNEKAIMTNVYFTDRDNVDL, from the coding sequence ATGGCGTTGCTCTGGACCTGCGGAGATGAGCAGGAGACGGAATTTTCGGAGTTGAACCAGACGCAGATTGATTCGATAAAGCAGGTCGTAAAAAATGCGCCAAGGCCGCAGGTGGCCGAAAACGAAGTTGGTGTTATTGAAACGAATCATGGGACGATCGTCATCCGGTTTTTCCCTGACGTAGCGCCGAAGCACACCGCTAATTTCAAGATGCTGGCCCAGGAGGGGTACTTTGATGGCACGTGGTTTCACCGGGTAATCCCGGGATTTATGATCCAGGGTGGTGATATTCTCTCCCGTGACGGTAACCCGTCCAATGATGGCACGGGAGGTCCCGGCTTTTCCATTCCGGCGGAATTCAACAGAAAACCGCATTATCGGGGTCGCCTTTCTATGGCCCGGAGTCGGGATCCCAACAGCGCCGGGAGTCAGTTTTTTATCGTGCAGAATCCGAAGTTGACGGAAGATCAAATTTACAACGCCGAAATGCGCTTGGATTACGAATATCCGGATTCGGTCGTACAAAAGTATCTTGAAAAAGGGGGCTATCCCGGTTTGGATAACCAGTACACGGTATTTGGTGAGGTTATCCAGGGTATGGACGTTGTTGATAAAATTGCGAATCTTCCCACGGATGAGCGGGACCATCCCAACGAAAAAGCTATTATGACAAACGTGTACTTCACCGATCGCGACAATGTGGATCTTTGA
- a CDS encoding sigma 54-interacting transcriptional regulator — MQLRFYMVTVSESHIPNSLWNHLSGLIDNNLLSEALVFPYGETYHLYTVQRDVKVDREVRSGLPGDEKARLDSGLSGLPAIQQFYWDVLGKGTSLIGDRSLQQGLEYHFSECLKAELIGPVFRKLWTETSGFAEEARETTELSAGAVIPAYLSYDLAGKIMEDTGDAKVTILGEHAEDDEFLRFWSNRKINQLYFVESGRGATRQVNNTTGYIPVPKDGCRNVLKNSDVIILNARHQESVITDALVQENLRNRRQRHLLIFNWEDRDSIESEFIRSQAVFLYSREEMEEALSRARDRRQQALDRLNPVLNEAAAKFYEWFQSDRKYQFHEMVGASREMQQVFDLIRRVASTDITVLIQGETGTGKEMAARAIHDLSQRRNGSFVPVNCGAIPETLLESELFGHKKGAFTGADSDRTGLLKEASGGTVFLDEIADTPQSFQVKLLRALQEREITPVGSNKPEAIDVRIITATRQELEVQVERGNFRSDLYYRINVVKIELPPLRHRKDDILPLVRHFIRKYNERMGKKVTGLSAEANEVLHSHRWDGNVRELENVIERAIALTLGDEIRKTDLPEGIPATAKDDSFDSSPDLRTLEEVEQEHIANLLREYDGKYEDVAEILGIGRTTLWRKMKKYGLS; from the coding sequence ATGCAACTTCGGTTTTACATGGTGACTGTATCGGAATCCCACATTCCGAATAGCCTGTGGAACCACCTGAGTGGGCTCATTGATAATAATCTGCTCTCCGAAGCCCTCGTGTTTCCGTATGGGGAAACATATCATCTCTATACGGTGCAGCGGGATGTAAAGGTGGACAGGGAGGTTAGGTCCGGACTTCCCGGGGATGAAAAAGCCCGGCTGGACTCCGGATTGTCGGGATTACCCGCGATTCAGCAATTCTATTGGGATGTCTTAGGTAAAGGGACTTCTCTGATTGGAGACCGTTCCCTTCAGCAGGGGCTTGAATACCATTTTTCGGAGTGTCTGAAAGCCGAGCTGATTGGACCAGTGTTCCGGAAGTTGTGGACTGAAACTTCCGGCTTCGCTGAGGAAGCTCGCGAAACCACCGAGCTGTCTGCCGGAGCGGTGATTCCCGCGTATCTTTCCTATGATTTGGCCGGAAAAATTATGGAGGATACCGGAGATGCGAAGGTGACAATACTTGGTGAACATGCCGAAGACGATGAATTTCTTCGATTTTGGAGTAATCGGAAGATAAACCAGTTATACTTCGTTGAGTCGGGAAGAGGCGCAACCCGCCAGGTTAATAATACAACCGGATATATCCCTGTCCCAAAAGATGGTTGCCGGAACGTACTTAAAAATTCCGATGTGATTATTTTGAATGCCCGACATCAGGAGTCGGTAATTACGGATGCGCTCGTTCAGGAAAACCTCAGGAATCGCCGGCAGCGGCATCTTCTGATATTCAACTGGGAGGATAGAGACTCAATAGAGTCAGAATTTATCCGGTCCCAGGCAGTATTTCTCTATTCTAGAGAGGAAATGGAGGAAGCCCTGAGTCGTGCCCGGGATCGAAGGCAGCAGGCGCTGGACAGATTAAATCCGGTACTGAATGAGGCCGCTGCAAAATTTTATGAGTGGTTTCAGTCCGATCGAAAATACCAGTTCCATGAAATGGTTGGTGCCAGCCGGGAGATGCAGCAAGTGTTTGACCTGATCCGTCGGGTAGCCTCCACTGATATTACTGTGTTAATACAGGGGGAAACCGGCACCGGTAAAGAAATGGCCGCCAGAGCCATCCACGACTTGAGCCAGCGTCGAAACGGATCGTTTGTACCGGTGAATTGCGGCGCCATCCCGGAAACCCTGCTGGAGAGCGAACTATTCGGCCATAAAAAAGGGGCATTTACCGGAGCAGATTCAGACCGAACCGGCCTCCTGAAAGAGGCCTCTGGCGGTACGGTCTTCCTGGATGAAATTGCTGATACGCCACAATCATTTCAGGTGAAACTCCTCCGGGCATTGCAGGAGAGGGAAATCACGCCGGTGGGGAGCAATAAGCCGGAGGCTATCGATGTGCGAATCATCACCGCCACACGACAGGAACTTGAGGTCCAGGTTGAGAGGGGGAACTTCCGCTCTGACCTTTACTATCGCATCAACGTCGTAAAAATTGAACTGCCGCCCCTTCGACATCGTAAAGATGATATTCTGCCATTGGTACGGCATTTCATCAGGAAGTATAACGAACGGATGGGGAAAAAAGTTACCGGACTTTCTGCGGAGGCCAATGAGGTGCTGCACTCCCATCGGTGGGATGGCAATGTACGGGAATTGGAAAATGTCATCGAACGAGCTATCGCTTTAACCCTGGGCGACGAAATCCGGAAAACCGACCTGCCGGAAGGCATCCCTGCGACGGCCAAAGATGACTCATTTGACTCCTCACCGGACTTACGTACCCTGGAAGAAGTCGAGCAGGAGCACATTGCAAACCTGCTGCGGGAGTACGACGGAAAATATGAAGATGTGGCGGAAATCCTCGGCATTGGACGCACGACACTGTGGCGGAAGATGAAAAAGTACGGACTGAGTTAA
- the ccsA gene encoding cytochrome c biogenesis protein CcsA yields the protein MSAIAVLHIVSLGCYWISLIQFWRYFRSRDSRTARIATLGVWLGLISQTLMLVLFTLRRGNLPLAQFAEAATAFVWILTIMYLVQQYLLQEQEFGVFVMGVVALVQTISVLVIDYTHPLAESLQNVMFEIHVVSMLFGYAGFTLGFIAALMYLLLFNDIHGHRFGLFYSRLPSLEFLDKLNVRSVLIGLVFLTMGIGLGMMNAGTAWGFFWEWDPKLTVVFLNWLIYCYFAVSYLFFGWRGQRTANLSIIGFVVVLISFFIVTNFTSTIHTF from the coding sequence ATGTCTGCTATCGCCGTACTGCACATCGTCTCATTGGGTTGCTACTGGATTAGTCTCATCCAGTTCTGGCGGTACTTTCGTTCCAGAGATTCCCGTACGGCGCGTATTGCAACACTGGGCGTGTGGCTTGGGCTCATTTCGCAGACGCTGATGCTGGTTTTATTTACCCTCCGGCGCGGGAACCTCCCCCTGGCGCAATTTGCGGAGGCAGCCACGGCATTCGTCTGGATTCTGACCATTATGTACCTGGTGCAGCAATATCTGTTGCAAGAACAGGAATTTGGCGTGTTCGTGATGGGCGTGGTGGCCCTGGTACAGACGATCAGCGTATTAGTTATAGATTATACCCACCCCCTGGCAGAAAGCCTGCAAAACGTGATGTTCGAGATACATGTGGTCTCTATGCTGTTTGGTTATGCCGGATTTACGCTGGGATTTATCGCCGCACTCATGTATCTGCTGTTGTTCAATGATATTCACGGACACCGGTTCGGACTGTTCTACTCAAGGCTGCCGTCACTGGAATTCCTGGATAAACTGAATGTTCGTTCCGTGCTGATCGGCCTGGTATTTCTGACCATGGGGATAGGGTTGGGCATGATGAACGCCGGAACCGCATGGGGGTTTTTCTGGGAATGGGATCCCAAATTGACGGTTGTCTTCCTGAACTGGCTGATCTACTGTTATTTTGCGGTGAGCTACTTGTTCTTCGGCTGGCGGGGACAGCGGACGGCCAACCTCAGCATCATCGGATTCGTTGTTGTCCTCATTTCATTCTTTATCGTAACTAATTTTACTTCTACGATTCACACTTTTTGA
- the dsbD gene encoding protein-disulfide reductase DsbD, protein MRNITGKLLALFLLLPITLFAQFDVPENIVQIEPKWAQNGAVTGESVQLALQVEVEETWHINSNEPLEDFLIPTEVSFQTEDGITTGRVYYPEAHLYNFDFSESEVAVYEGTVNLVTAVSVDQSFTADSLHIVGTLQYQACNNTSCLPPQEKDFTASIPVFADSAQIEEVNQAAFTGVESDIESSGLSSGTDAEISAWMQEKGLFITLLLVFLGGLALNLTPCVYPLIPITVSYFGGQAKGESLKNTFVLALFYVLGMAITYSLLGTVAALTGQMIGAALQNPWVLGFIAIILVALASSMFGAFEITVPQSLASIGGKSRQGLFGSLFMGLTVGIIAAPCIGPFVLSLVIFVGDIGNPALGFTMFFVLSLGLGLPYLVLGTFSGLMQKLPKSGQWMVWVRYVFGFILIGMAIYFLEPVMSGTLYRILHGVNALAGAIYLGAITWSRSDSRAFKIVKPVIGLLFLAFAIWVVIPSKGPEVEIEWQKYSQEKLDQAASQNRPVIIDFYADWCIPCKELDNFTFSNPAVVEEAERFVTLKADLTQNNAPEVQQLKQKYDIRGVPSIVFLNEDGREVESLRLTGFESAEQFLERMNEI, encoded by the coding sequence ATGAGAAATATCACCGGGAAATTATTGGCGCTTTTTCTGCTGCTGCCGATTACACTTTTTGCGCAGTTTGATGTCCCTGAGAACATTGTACAGATTGAACCGAAATGGGCACAAAATGGCGCGGTGACCGGTGAGAGCGTCCAGTTGGCGCTCCAGGTTGAGGTGGAGGAGACCTGGCACATTAACTCCAACGAACCGCTGGAAGATTTTTTGATTCCGACGGAGGTGTCCTTCCAAACTGAGGATGGAATAACAACTGGCCGCGTTTATTATCCGGAAGCGCACCTGTATAATTTTGATTTTTCCGAAAGCGAAGTTGCCGTCTATGAGGGAACCGTCAACCTGGTGACGGCTGTAAGCGTGGATCAGTCGTTCACCGCAGACAGCCTGCATATTGTAGGGACTCTGCAATATCAGGCGTGTAATAATACTTCCTGTCTGCCTCCTCAAGAGAAGGATTTTACTGCGTCAATTCCGGTATTTGCCGATTCCGCCCAAATTGAAGAGGTCAACCAGGCTGCTTTCACCGGTGTCGAATCTGATATAGAATCAAGTGGCTTGTCTTCCGGTACCGATGCTGAAATCAGTGCCTGGATGCAGGAAAAAGGATTGTTCATCACATTGTTACTGGTCTTCCTCGGTGGCCTTGCGCTGAATCTCACCCCGTGTGTCTATCCGCTGATACCGATCACTGTCAGCTATTTCGGCGGGCAGGCCAAGGGGGAAAGCCTGAAGAATACCTTTGTCCTGGCGCTGTTTTACGTTCTGGGAATGGCGATTACCTACTCTTTGCTGGGTACCGTGGCTGCCCTCACCGGACAAATGATCGGTGCGGCGCTGCAGAATCCCTGGGTGCTCGGGTTTATTGCAATAATTCTCGTGGCGTTGGCGTCCAGCATGTTCGGCGCGTTTGAGATAACCGTACCCCAGAGTCTGGCGTCTATTGGCGGGAAATCGCGCCAGGGATTGTTCGGATCGCTGTTTATGGGGCTGACCGTTGGCATCATCGCCGCGCCCTGTATCGGGCCGTTTGTTTTGAGTTTGGTAATTTTTGTCGGTGACATTGGCAATCCGGCACTCGGTTTCACCATGTTCTTTGTCCTGAGTCTGGGATTGGGACTGCCGTATCTGGTGCTGGGGACGTTCTCCGGACTGATGCAGAAACTTCCCAAATCCGGCCAGTGGATGGTCTGGGTCAGGTATGTATTCGGATTTATCCTCATTGGGATGGCGATCTATTTCCTCGAACCGGTGATGTCCGGTACGCTCTACCGGATTCTGCACGGCGTGAACGCGCTTGCCGGTGCAATCTACCTGGGGGCTATTACCTGGAGCCGGTCGGATTCCAGGGCGTTCAAAATCGTCAAACCGGTCATTGGACTACTCTTTCTGGCATTCGCAATCTGGGTGGTGATTCCCAGCAAAGGCCCGGAGGTAGAGATCGAATGGCAAAAATATTCCCAGGAAAAACTGGACCAGGCTGCCAGCCAGAACAGACCCGTCATCATCGACTTTTACGCTGACTGGTGCATCCCGTGTAAGGAGTTGGATAACTTTACTTTCAGCAATCCTGCGGTGGTGGAAGAGGCTGAGCGATTTGTAACATTGAAGGCGGACCTCACTCAAAACAATGCACCGGAAGTGCAACAGTTGAAACAGAAATACGATATCCGGGGTGTGCCCTCGATCGTATTTTTAAACGAAGATGGTAGGGAAGTGGAGTCACTTCGGCTGACAGGGTTTGAATCAGCGGAACAATTTCTGGAACGTATGAATGAAATATAA
- a CDS encoding patatin-like phospholipase family protein: MEDTRIGLALGGGGARGFAHIGVLQVLHEAGYAIDTIAGTSMGAVVGAMYAETLDPYEVENRFLEFLESDAYEHTGIPRINAKEEQDASFWDQITSEIRGRLAVNLARSRKSLIKSERLKNAINTLLNIEDFSECQIPITILATDILNGEDVPISTGDLRQAVEASSSIPGFIAPIDYDGHLLSDGGISCPVPIKYARQSTDRVVIGVAVPPPIRSGTGLDNAIEIMTRAEQITSHYYSISQMNDADVKIYPDAEMIQWNDFTRMPEVVAAGRKAAEAALPVLESVLWQRKPWWRRIWQRFIGKL; encoded by the coding sequence ATGGAGGACACCAGAATTGGTTTAGCGTTGGGTGGGGGTGGCGCCCGGGGATTTGCCCATATCGGTGTATTGCAGGTGCTGCATGAAGCGGGGTACGCCATCGATACTATTGCCGGAACGAGTATGGGCGCGGTGGTGGGAGCCATGTACGCCGAAACGCTTGACCCGTATGAGGTTGAAAACCGGTTTCTCGAATTCCTGGAGAGCGATGCCTATGAACATACTGGAATACCGCGGATCAATGCAAAAGAGGAACAGGACGCCAGCTTCTGGGATCAGATAACCTCGGAAATCCGTGGCAGGCTGGCGGTGAATCTTGCCCGGAGTCGAAAATCTTTGATAAAATCTGAGCGGCTGAAGAATGCCATCAATACACTTCTCAATATCGAAGATTTCAGCGAGTGTCAAATACCGATCACCATTCTGGCCACCGATATACTCAACGGTGAAGACGTCCCGATTTCCACGGGGGACTTACGCCAGGCTGTTGAGGCCAGCTCTTCGATTCCGGGATTTATTGCTCCCATAGATTACGACGGACACCTCCTCAGCGACGGGGGAATCAGTTGCCCGGTCCCGATAAAGTACGCCAGACAATCGACTGATAGGGTGGTAATCGGCGTCGCCGTCCCGCCACCGATTCGTAGCGGCACCGGTCTGGATAATGCCATCGAAATTATGACTCGTGCGGAACAAATCACCTCACACTACTATTCAATTAGTCAAATGAATGATGCCGATGTCAAAATTTATCCCGATGCCGAGATGATCCAGTGGAATGATTTTACACGGATGCCAGAGGTTGTAGCCGCCGGCCGGAAAGCCGCTGAAGCGGCTCTTCCGGTATTGGAGTCGGTCCTCTGGCAACGCAAACCGTGGTGGAGGCGGATATGGCAGAGATTCATTGGAAAATTGTAA
- a CDS encoding dCTP deaminase has product MARNNTTLKDILQNIIHEETQFPEDRNVAFLTVNQIGRLTEPGALDFGGSEYTEAEVEWIVPEVRNEDDKYGWWELGEGSYRIQFNEGVEMPDDTGMLLQTWEKVRKNGVIHPTEVITRTRNPLSTHIYVGEAGIGIKENARLSEVRLL; this is encoded by the coding sequence ATGGCACGGAATAATACTACCCTTAAAGATATTCTGCAGAACATTATCCACGAAGAGACGCAATTTCCCGAAGACCGAAACGTTGCATTTCTCACTGTAAACCAGATAGGACGTTTGACCGAACCGGGGGCCCTGGATTTCGGGGGCTCGGAATACACCGAGGCGGAAGTGGAATGGATTGTTCCCGAAGTCCGCAATGAAGATGATAAGTACGGTTGGTGGGAACTCGGAGAAGGCTCATATCGGATTCAGTTCAATGAAGGCGTGGAGATGCCGGATGACACCGGAATGCTGCTTCAGACCTGGGAAAAAGTACGAAAAAATGGTGTCATCCATCCCACGGAAGTCATCACCAGGACTCGGAATCCACTCAGTACGCATATTTACGTCGGTGAAGCAGGTATTGGCATTAAGGAAAATGCCCGGTTGTCCGAAGTCCGGTTGCTCTGA
- the pyrF gene encoding orotidine-5'-phosphate decarboxylase, which translates to MTNNHPFNRRLITAQETQDSLLCVGLDPDLRKLPDHLSRDADGVYTFCSEIIAQTSEFVCAYKINSAFFEVLGARGFEILEKLRGEIPDDILAIYDVKRGDIGNTAKQYAYAAFDTLNMDAVTVNPYMGADAVEPFIRDPTRGAFVLCLTSNPGSADFERLQFNSGDTLYESVAKKCVEWNAKDNVGLVVGATQAESLGAIRKIAGTLPILAPGVGAQGGDLRTVLEAGLTDDENGLVIPISRAILYAGSGKDFAEDAGEAAYHYSTLINRTFSNE; encoded by the coding sequence ATGACGAACAACCATCCTTTCAACAGACGACTGATTACGGCACAGGAGACGCAGGACAGCCTGCTGTGCGTCGGGCTCGATCCCGATCTGCGCAAGCTCCCGGATCATCTTTCCAGAGATGCCGATGGCGTCTATACATTTTGCTCGGAAATTATTGCACAGACGAGTGAGTTTGTTTGTGCCTACAAGATCAATAGCGCTTTTTTTGAAGTACTGGGTGCCCGGGGATTTGAGATCCTGGAGAAACTTCGAGGTGAAATCCCGGATGATATCCTCGCCATCTATGATGTGAAGCGCGGCGACATCGGCAACACGGCAAAACAATATGCGTATGCGGCCTTCGACACTCTCAATATGGATGCGGTTACCGTAAATCCATACATGGGCGCCGATGCAGTGGAGCCGTTTATTCGGGATCCCACTCGTGGAGCATTTGTACTTTGCCTGACCTCAAATCCCGGGAGCGCAGATTTTGAACGGTTACAATTTAACTCCGGAGACACGTTGTACGAATCAGTGGCAAAAAAGTGTGTAGAATGGAATGCCAAAGACAACGTCGGTCTCGTGGTCGGCGCAACGCAGGCCGAATCGCTGGGAGCAATACGCAAGATCGCTGGCACCCTGCCGATACTCGCTCCGGGCGTGGGAGCACAGGGTGGTGATCTCAGAACTGTGTTGGAGGCAGGCCTGACTGACGATGAGAACGGATTGGTGATTCCCATCAGCCGGGCAATTCTGTACGCCGGTTCGGGTAAGGATTTTGCAGAAGATGCCGGCGAAGCAGCATACCATTATTCAACTCTGATCAACAGGACCTTTTCCAATGAATAA
- a CDS encoding dicarboxylate/amino acid:cation symporter: protein MPKLSLSTKIFLGIILGFFVGFIFGDSILFLDPIGQLFIKLLKMIIVPLIIASVIMGVAEIGDVRKLGRLGGKTVLYYLSTTGLAVVIGIIMVNVMQPGVGVNLTLEKSPEAAPPSLIDTLMGIVPANPFEAVVNMDMLPIIFFSILIGVVLTTIGKKAKPLVSFFDSLNAVMMKLTHWIMELAPYGVFALMAVIVAETGGDVIIDLAKYMATVLIGLLIHGFVILPLILKIIGKGNPFQFAKDMSSALATAFSTSSSSATLPVTMESIEKNAGVDNTVSSFVLTLGATINMDGTALYEAVAAIFIAQVYGIDLTFAQQLLIIVTATLAAIGAAGIPSAGLITMIIVLNQVNLPLEGIGLITAVDRILDMVRTTVNVWGDSVGARTIAATENAVNRVESAGAGKS from the coding sequence ATGCCTAAACTTTCACTCTCTACGAAGATTTTCCTCGGAATTATTTTGGGGTTTTTCGTCGGATTCATTTTCGGTGATTCAATCTTATTTCTGGATCCCATCGGGCAGCTGTTCATCAAACTGTTGAAGATGATCATTGTCCCGCTGATTATTGCGTCAGTTATTATGGGCGTCGCCGAAATCGGTGATGTACGGAAATTGGGGCGGTTGGGCGGAAAGACGGTATTATACTATCTTTCGACCACCGGCCTTGCAGTCGTCATCGGGATTATTATGGTGAACGTGATGCAACCGGGAGTAGGGGTAAACCTGACGCTGGAAAAGTCTCCGGAGGCCGCGCCGCCGTCGCTCATCGATACGCTGATGGGCATCGTTCCGGCGAATCCCTTCGAGGCAGTGGTTAACATGGACATGCTACCTATCATCTTTTTCTCCATTCTCATCGGCGTAGTACTCACAACTATCGGAAAAAAGGCCAAGCCCCTGGTCAGTTTTTTCGACTCGCTGAACGCGGTGATGATGAAATTGACTCACTGGATTATGGAATTGGCTCCATATGGTGTTTTTGCCCTGATGGCGGTAATTGTCGCCGAAACAGGCGGAGACGTTATCATTGATCTGGCAAAATACATGGCCACGGTACTGATTGGATTATTGATCCACGGGTTCGTCATTTTACCATTGATATTAAAAATTATTGGAAAAGGGAATCCGTTCCAGTTTGCCAAAGATATGTCATCGGCACTGGCCACGGCGTTCAGCACCTCCAGCAGCTCGGCAACACTACCGGTAACGATGGAGTCTATCGAAAAGAATGCCGGAGTTGATAACACCGTATCGAGCTTTGTACTTACCCTGGGAGCCACCATCAACATGGACGGGACAGCATTGTATGAGGCAGTGGCGGCGATATTTATCGCCCAGGTGTATGGCATCGATCTGACCTTCGCACAACAGCTCCTGATTATTGTGACGGCCACGCTGGCCGCCATCGGCGCCGCGGGAATTCCGTCCGCCGGGCTGATAACTATGATCATCGTACTAAACCAGGTGAACCTGCCGCTGGAGGGTATCGGACTGATTACGGCCGTTGATCGCATCCTGGATATGGTGCGAACCACAGTGAACGTATGGGGCGATTCGGTAGGCGCCAGAACTATCGCTGCAACAGAAAATGCGGTTAATCGTGTGGAGTCAGCGGGTGCAGGGAAATCGTAA
- a CDS encoding TlpA family protein disulfide reductase yields MNYKKVFLVLLAMVIAGGVAFIGTYSSAQSGVSLDSQEAISYKPNADVKPEAPNFQLQTIDGKTVQLDDYRGKVVVLNFWATWCPPCRKEIPDFVKLTETKNPEKFVILGVTLQSGTTEEIQKFAENMNMNYPVLTGDSKYLAKLTQVYGGVSAIPTTFIIGPDGKVQDRYVGIKTADQLWQEIQSVM; encoded by the coding sequence ATGAATTATAAAAAGGTATTTCTTGTTCTACTGGCAATGGTTATTGCAGGCGGTGTGGCTTTTATCGGGACCTACTCCAGTGCCCAGTCCGGAGTAAGCCTGGATTCCCAAGAGGCTATCTCATACAAGCCAAACGCCGATGTCAAGCCGGAGGCACCCAACTTCCAACTGCAGACCATTGATGGTAAAACAGTGCAATTGGATGATTATCGCGGCAAGGTGGTCGTGCTGAATTTCTGGGCTACCTGGTGTCCGCCGTGCCGCAAGGAGATCCCGGATTTTGTGAAGCTGACCGAAACCAAAAATCCGGAAAAGTTCGTTATACTTGGAGTGACCCTGCAGAGCGGAACCACGGAGGAGATTCAGAAATTCGCAGAAAACATGAATATGAATTATCCGGTGTTAACGGGCGATTCCAAGTATCTGGCGAAACTGACCCAGGTGTACGGCGGTGTGAGTGCCATTCCGACCACCTTTATCATCGGCCCGGACGGCAAGGTGCAGGATCGTTACGTGGGCATTAAAACCGCAGATCAGCTCTGGCAGGAGATTCAGTCGGTGATGTAG
- a CDS encoding MBL fold metallo-hydrolase translates to MRFRILGSGSKGNACVVQTDKALILVDNGFSGKEVVRRLESVEIDPKDINGIIVSHEHNDHIKGVGIFARRYKTPVYISHQTYNAAKKSLKNTEIRFFTEGKELRYEDLVVDTFQQPHDAVSPVGFTFRQQNGAGPGAKLGYVTDLGQVTTLVRQRLSDIQALVVEANHDEKMLMNGPYPWRTKQRVRGRYGHLSNAVSAQLIGEIVESTGIEEVTLAHLSENNNLPALARDTVLKHVEESAGQKIEVRVASQHTPSEEIILE, encoded by the coding sequence TTGCGTTTTCGAATTCTCGGGAGCGGAAGCAAGGGTAACGCCTGCGTGGTGCAGACAGATAAAGCGCTCATTCTCGTCGATAATGGGTTCAGCGGTAAGGAAGTTGTGCGACGATTGGAATCGGTGGAAATTGATCCCAAAGATATCAACGGTATCATTGTCAGCCATGAGCACAATGACCATATAAAGGGCGTAGGTATCTTTGCCAGACGATATAAGACACCGGTATACATCTCTCATCAAACGTACAACGCGGCAAAGAAGAGCCTGAAAAATACAGAAATCCGATTTTTTACTGAAGGGAAAGAACTCCGGTATGAAGACTTAGTGGTCGATACGTTCCAGCAACCACATGATGCCGTTTCGCCGGTGGGCTTTACCTTCCGACAGCAAAACGGTGCTGGTCCGGGGGCAAAACTCGGATACGTTACCGATTTGGGACAGGTTACGACATTAGTGCGCCAGCGACTGTCAGATATTCAGGCGCTGGTTGTGGAAGCCAATCACGATGAAAAAATGCTTATGAACGGGCCGTATCCCTGGCGGACCAAGCAGCGGGTGCGTGGCCGGTACGGGCACCTGTCCAACGCCGTTTCCGCTCAGCTGATTGGCGAAATCGTCGAATCAACCGGTATTGAAGAAGTGACCCTAGCCCATCTCAGCGAAAATAATAATCTGCCCGCCCTGGCACGGGACACCGTTTTGAAACATGTAGAAGAGTCCGCCGGGCAAAAAATCGAAGTCCGGGTGGCCTCCCAACATACACCATCTGAAGAAATCATTCTGGAATAA
- the pyrE gene encoding orotate phosphoribosyltransferase, whose amino-acid sequence MNKQFDIEQLLKDSGAYLEGHFLLSSGMHSPHYYEKFRLLENPKYNALVADAIAQKFNDNQVDVVASAAVGGILLAYEVARCFNVRTVFAERVEENLTFRRGFDIRSDENVLLVEDIVTTGGSVLELRDVVKETGATVQGIGIIVDRSNGRFDPGVKWSALYTAAVENYQVDECPLCEQGIPMTTRGRTGKSKQGTE is encoded by the coding sequence ATGAATAAGCAGTTTGATATCGAACAACTACTCAAAGATTCCGGAGCCTATCTGGAAGGGCATTTTCTGCTGAGCTCAGGAATGCACTCCCCGCATTATTACGAAAAATTCCGATTACTGGAGAACCCCAAATATAATGCGTTGGTCGCGGATGCAATCGCACAAAAATTTAATGACAATCAGGTAGATGTCGTTGCCAGCGCTGCAGTCGGTGGGATCCTTCTGGCGTATGAAGTCGCCCGATGCTTTAACGTCAGGACAGTATTTGCCGAGCGTGTGGAGGAAAATCTTACCTTTCGCCGTGGGTTTGACATCCGGTCGGATGAAAATGTGTTATTGGTTGAAGATATTGTCACAACAGGCGGTTCGGTGCTGGAATTGCGTGACGTGGTTAAAGAAACCGGTGCCACAGTCCAGGGCATCGGGATTATCGTGGATCGCAGTAATGGCCGGTTTGATCCGGGAGTGAAGTGGTCGGCGCTCTATACCGCAGCGGTAGAGAACTACCAGGTGGATGAGTGTCCGCTTTGTGAACAGGGAATACCAATGACGACCAGAGGCAGAACCGGCAAATCAAAACAAGGGACGGAATAA